From one Acinonyx jubatus isolate Ajub_Pintada_27869175 chromosome B1, VMU_Ajub_asm_v1.0, whole genome shotgun sequence genomic stretch:
- the EPGN gene encoding epigen, with protein MAFGVPISVYLLFKAMTALTEEAAVTGTPSNTTQQSNWTVNKTEADYTEGPIALKFSHPCLEDHNSYCINGVCAFHHELEKAICRCFTGYTGERCEHLTLTSYAVDSYEKYIAIGIGVGLLLSGFLAIFYCYITKRCLKLKSPYNICSGGRPL; from the exons ATGGCTTTCGGAGTGCCAATATCAGTCTATCTCTTATTCAAAG CAATGACAGCATTGACTGAAGAGGCAGCCGTGACTGGAACACCTTCAAACACAACCCAGCAAAGTAACTGGACAGTTAACAAAACAGAAG CTGACTACACAGAAGGGCCCATAGCCTTGAAGTTCTCACATCCTTGCCTGGAAGACCACAATAGTTACTGCATCAATGGTGTTTGTGCATTCCACCATGAGCTGGAAAAAGCCATCTGCAG gtgtTTTACTGGTTATACTGGAGAAAGGTGTGAACACTTGACCTTAACTTCATATGCTGTGGATTCTtatgaaaaatacattgcaattggGATTGGTGTTGGATTATTATTAAGTggttttcttgctattttttactGCTACATAACAAAGag GTGTCTAAAACTGAAATCACCTTACAACATCTGTTCTGGAGGAAGACCACTGTGA